In one Leptospiraceae bacterium genomic region, the following are encoded:
- a CDS encoding putative Ig domain-containing protein — MKARILSIVLVLLFVISCSRHKADDFRQNLLTYLSLISGDPVNVKGKVMKGEIKNALVRIIPLGVDGSCDRSSSAKVLARTYTDSEGKYSVTYARSGQPVCVVVSPHPDGGSTMYDEKSKKDIPWTDSSFYLQSVTREPATVKPDASDLSSASKMNTKLDYANVSPLTRIASKRLETLGKDNSSRDNLDKLSKQANQEVVLRFGLFSNSASSINTNTPSGVDAPKFQVQEGNNSLSISDTVPEISNYNVDLSSDSEEAKKMKLILGGISQVANNVKNTSTVTGGDVENVIQAFEKSMQSGEFKSTDENGEAIRIGLDENETNLGESPLKNVLQEATIQYAREGGAEDLSLSIEEVAEKVTFFDASEPGFTPSAATFSGKQEIKIESVDPAQKIYYTTDGTSPVCEKSSVYTEPVILDKLGETTLKAIACKDSQSSKIRSGVYKIVKNIIAKPSVTPDAGEYNNSVSVTLSLNAGSKIYYTLDGSLPSCDGSSGTEYSAAISMNVSFKLSAIACNGSLEESREVVKSYRIIQPPYGLSYASTSSVYTKNGSILPNFATVSGENLSFSVSPNLPSGLSFDTVTGRITGTPTSSSELLKYTVTAKNTAGETKTEIQIAVNEEAPTYLGYTEPAVTYTQNTLIQPNSPLIAGSGLSYKVEPALPSGLVLNSKTGVISGIPSTVNASTKYTVTATNTGGSISTELVLTVNDAAPSSLNYGISSLLLTKDVSISPIMPSVTGTVTAYTVSPSLPPVLKLDPSTGKLYGTPSALQLTPETYTVTASNVSGSSVYSFQITVEDSAPKGLSYPVSSLSLTKGVSLSSIIPVVSGTVTAYSVSPSLPSGLVLNTRTGELSGIPQSPQSVTTYTITAVNTKGSVSFPLYITVEDTAPSALSYVNSSYRYTKGVTISPIVPSVTGTVTRYSVAPSLPAGLNINSITGVISGTPEAATTISSYTVTASNPKGSISFPLSITVSEGAPSGLNYAGSPYIFTKASPIQTLKPNLTGTASSYTVSPALPSGLNINSVTGEISGTPLSLAANTTYTVTASNAYGSVSFPLQLTVNDYPPYSLSYSKSAYIFTKGISIAALSPSISGTVISYSVSPALPSGLSINQTTGVISGTPTAVSGTTTYLVVATNSAGSTSISLNLSIVEGAPTTLSYSSSSYTYTRGVTIASLSPTVTGTVSSYSVSPALPQGLSLNVSTGVISGTPELASASNTYTVTAANPSGSTAYSFSIQVTEGAPSSLVYAGSPYVLTQNLAMSPVTPALTGTATSFSITPSLPSGLSLNATTGVLSGNPQVSAVSQTYTVTATNSYGSTTASFSLEVATAYYVVRPTVSGLLGSGLQLSDGTNTISPTANGSWAFPARASGLSYNVTVATQPTNPWQTCSVTNGSGTLTVSDVTNVTVSCVTNTYTMGGTISGFGSGTDLSITDGAGNTLTLPAGSSTFTFPLRDSGSSYSVTIATQPTSPWQTCTVTNGSGNLTNANITNVSISCTVNTYTMSGFISGQANTSTLIINNGTANVTLTGQSSDYNYTENLNSGTSYNYTIVQQPPGQYCVFVMQTLLSGTVTNSNLNNFGINCVNGYLVSGHIQQNPPAPINMHLYQGNVTTLAGNGVTAGTADGTGAAGQFNTPSGITFDGTYFYVADTGNHKIKRIDSSGNVTSIAGNGIAGNTDGSGTSISSLNSPRGLTTDGTYLYISESSGNRIKRMRISSGYVETLAGDNSVVSPAASTLDGIGTAAKFNTPAGIVVDGNSLIIVERGSNAIRELNLNTLSVSTLTVSGAALNQAEGIALVGNYLYIANLNSHNILKVDKTSGVSVVLAGGAAGEVGYIDAVGTTARFNHPHGIVSDEVNLYIADFDNNLIRQLEISSGRVTTLAGTGTGGTSTDGIGIAATFNSPKFMTSDGKNLYVVMHHAIRKLTNNGLVGYWPLTTSAADHAGTNNGTLYNSPAFTAADRFAVANSAITFNGSNQFIEGSDSGLPSGGNPRTSCAWINPQAVINGLSLVFTYGTNTAYGGHGIAIAGNGTKLTGIMSSNFGGSDFTAPYNLATNQWTHICTTYSGSSAGNVVGVYANGKLIGQTTTGNWNTTLSGLMRIGSQITNAQYFNGNIADVRIYSRVLNEGEINELAQNAAPAQVGSTYSTGATGLLADFHLDGGSNNSSGAIPDLGLTGSTGGNFLGKDGDANGSRMFDISSSNTLSGTTLGLPLGGAPRTLCTWINPVSYPPPGGGIPGWYFAAGYGGTSTSSAFMVGVYNNSGIINLTLDFGNDSVMAAYNPALNTWTHVCGVYDGSTAYLYANGMLLNSAAKSINTTTGSFTIGANTSGSSFFNGKIDDVRIYNNALNQTQIRQLATQVPTGLVARYDFNGDANDVSGFGANGTVYGATLTSDRYGNSNSAYNFNHNNQNYIEAPQLFLPTGSSSRTLCAYIRPQNLPPTAPDPQRAVLYYGTATTSGANGLIFAFDYEVAVAGYADDLSLTYRTSQNTWNFFCGTFDGSTARLYYNGRELINGTKSWNTGTGNFFIGKSLSTVYFNGDIDDVRIYNRVLTESEIRALSGYHPMQVTSWNPTVASSSLQFHVAADSFSNQADNTTVGNWPDISGNGFLGTQYNGPVFRTGANGLNGKPAIQFNGTNQYFDFGAQSIAYNGATVFAVAKNSISDYIGRPILSYELASGGCVTRVNLEKDFTNPTNYYFEGPASSATISATLNESLILTGILEGTSAPIKLAKNGNAATSGANVSLSGNNSCNLRAGGRTDTADRFQGLISEILLFKEALGVPDKDIVECYLSSKYNIPIGHSCP, encoded by the coding sequence ATGAAAGCGCGAATACTATCAATCGTGTTGGTGTTATTGTTTGTTATATCCTGTAGTAGACATAAGGCGGATGATTTTCGTCAAAATCTCTTAACGTATCTGAGCCTCATATCCGGCGACCCTGTGAATGTAAAGGGCAAGGTAATGAAAGGGGAGATTAAGAATGCCCTGGTGCGAATCATTCCCCTCGGAGTGGATGGAAGCTGTGATCGTTCGAGTTCGGCGAAAGTATTAGCCCGGACCTACACGGACAGTGAAGGGAAATACTCGGTGACTTATGCCCGTTCGGGACAGCCTGTCTGCGTGGTAGTGAGTCCTCACCCGGATGGGGGTAGCACCATGTATGACGAAAAATCCAAAAAAGACATTCCCTGGACGGACTCTTCCTTTTACCTGCAATCGGTGACAAGGGAGCCGGCAACGGTAAAACCGGACGCTTCTGACCTAAGTTCCGCAAGCAAGATGAATACGAAATTAGATTATGCGAATGTAAGCCCCCTGACAAGGATAGCGAGTAAGAGGCTGGAAACCCTGGGAAAAGATAATTCTTCCAGAGACAATTTAGATAAACTCTCCAAACAGGCGAACCAGGAAGTAGTGCTTCGTTTTGGTTTATTCAGTAATTCTGCAAGCAGCATCAATACGAATACTCCGAGCGGGGTAGATGCACCGAAGTTCCAGGTGCAAGAAGGAAATAATAGTTTAAGCATTTCAGATACAGTTCCGGAAATCTCGAACTACAATGTGGATTTATCCTCCGACTCGGAAGAAGCAAAGAAGATGAAGCTTATTTTAGGAGGAATCTCACAGGTAGCGAATAACGTGAAGAACACCTCGACGGTAACCGGTGGCGATGTGGAAAATGTCATACAGGCTTTTGAGAAGTCGATGCAGAGCGGAGAGTTCAAGTCTACGGATGAGAACGGGGAAGCGATTCGAATCGGTCTGGATGAGAACGAGACGAATTTGGGAGAATCTCCCCTGAAAAACGTGTTACAGGAAGCTACGATTCAATATGCGAGGGAAGGAGGAGCGGAAGACTTGAGCCTGAGTATAGAAGAAGTGGCAGAGAAAGTGACTTTCTTTGATGCTTCAGAACCCGGCTTTACTCCCTCGGCTGCTACCTTTTCCGGCAAGCAGGAAATCAAGATCGAGAGTGTAGATCCCGCTCAGAAGATCTACTACACAACAGACGGAACGAGTCCCGTATGTGAAAAGAGTTCCGTATATACAGAACCCGTAATATTAGATAAGTTAGGCGAAACGACTCTAAAAGCCATAGCCTGCAAAGACTCACAGTCATCGAAAATTCGAAGCGGTGTTTACAAAATAGTCAAAAACATTATTGCGAAACCCTCGGTAACACCGGATGCAGGAGAATACAACAACAGTGTAAGTGTAACTTTAAGCCTGAATGCGGGTTCAAAGATATACTACACCCTCGATGGAAGCCTTCCTTCCTGTGATGGTAGCTCCGGAACCGAGTATTCTGCTGCTATCAGCATGAATGTATCCTTCAAGTTAAGCGCGATAGCCTGTAATGGAAGCCTCGAAGAGTCGAGAGAAGTGGTAAAGAGCTACCGCATCATTCAGCCACCCTACGGTCTGAGCTATGCAAGCACGAGTTCTGTATATACTAAAAATGGAAGTATTCTTCCGAACTTTGCTACGGTCAGCGGGGAAAATTTGAGTTTTTCTGTAAGTCCGAATTTACCTTCGGGTTTGAGTTTTGATACGGTAACGGGTCGTATCACGGGCACACCCACATCCTCTTCCGAGCTATTAAAGTATACCGTGACCGCGAAGAATACGGCAGGTGAAACCAAAACGGAAATCCAGATAGCGGTAAACGAAGAGGCCCCGACCTATCTGGGCTACACAGAACCGGCTGTCACTTACACACAGAATACCTTAATCCAGCCGAATAGTCCTCTGATAGCGGGTTCGGGTCTGTCCTACAAAGTGGAGCCAGCTCTACCTTCAGGACTTGTTTTAAACTCGAAGACGGGTGTGATAAGCGGGATTCCCTCTACCGTAAACGCATCTACTAAATACACCGTGACAGCCACGAATACAGGGGGTTCTATCAGCACAGAGCTTGTGCTGACGGTGAATGATGCGGCTCCGAGTTCATTGAATTATGGAATCTCGTCTCTTCTTCTCACGAAAGACGTGAGTATCAGCCCGATAATGCCGAGTGTAACGGGAACGGTGACGGCGTATACGGTGAGTCCTTCTCTTCCTCCGGTGCTGAAGTTAGACCCGTCTACGGGTAAGTTATACGGCACTCCTTCTGCCTTGCAGCTTACACCCGAGACCTATACGGTGACAGCAAGTAACGTATCGGGTTCGAGTGTGTATAGCTTCCAGATTACGGTAGAAGATTCAGCACCTAAGGGGCTGAGCTACCCCGTATCTTCTCTGAGCCTTACAAAGGGAGTAAGTCTTTCTTCTATTATCCCGGTGGTAAGCGGGACTGTCACAGCCTATTCGGTATCGCCCTCACTACCCTCAGGACTTGTCCTGAACACGAGGACGGGAGAACTGAGTGGTATTCCTCAGAGTCCCCAGTCTGTAACGACCTATACCATCACCGCGGTGAATACAAAAGGAAGCGTGAGTTTTCCCTTATATATCACTGTAGAAGATACAGCTCCTTCGGCCCTGAGCTATGTGAACTCCAGTTACCGGTATACAAAGGGAGTGACCATAAGTCCTATAGTTCCGAGTGTAACGGGAACGGTGACCCGCTACAGTGTAGCACCTTCTTTACCGGCGGGTTTAAACATCAACTCGATAACAGGAGTAATATCAGGAACACCGGAAGCAGCCACAACCATATCTTCTTACACGGTGACAGCTTCGAACCCGAAAGGAAGTATCAGCTTTCCCTTAAGTATTACCGTATCGGAGGGAGCCCCTTCGGGTTTAAACTATGCGGGCTCACCCTATATCTTCACCAAAGCTTCTCCGATTCAGACCCTGAAGCCCAATCTAACGGGAACTGCTTCCTCCTATACAGTGAGTCCTGCTCTGCCTTCGGGTTTAAACATCAACTCGGTGACAGGAGAAATATCGGGAACACCATTAAGCCTGGCTGCAAATACTACGTATACAGTAACAGCCTCGAATGCCTATGGAAGTGTAAGCTTTCCTTTACAGCTCACAGTGAACGACTACCCCCCGTATTCCCTGTCGTATTCAAAGTCTGCTTATATCTTTACAAAAGGTATCAGTATTGCAGCTTTAAGCCCCTCGATTTCCGGCACTGTAATTTCGTATTCGGTGAGCCCTGCCCTGCCATCCGGTTTAAGCATCAACCAGACAACAGGGGTAATATCCGGAACACCGACTGCTGTGAGTGGCACGACAACATATCTGGTAGTCGCGACTAATTCAGCGGGTTCTACGAGTATCTCTCTGAATCTATCCATAGTGGAAGGAGCCCCCACCACTCTTTCCTACAGCTCTTCTTCCTATACCTACACAAGGGGAGTTACGATAGCTTCATTGAGTCCCACGGTAACGGGCACGGTGAGTTCGTATTCGGTGAGTCCTGCCTTACCGCAGGGCTTATCTCTGAACGTAAGCACAGGAGTAATATCGGGAACACCTGAACTGGCATCTGCATCGAATACCTATACGGTAACGGCTGCGAATCCATCGGGCTCTACTGCCTATAGCTTTAGCATACAGGTAACGGAGGGAGCACCGAGTTCGCTTGTGTATGCGGGTTCTCCCTATGTCTTAACCCAGAACCTGGCCATGAGTCCGGTTACACCTGCACTCACAGGAACTGCTACGTCTTTCTCCATAACACCGTCTCTGCCATCGGGCTTATCCTTAAATGCAACGACCGGGGTTCTATCGGGGAACCCTCAGGTCAGTGCCGTAAGCCAGACCTACACAGTAACGGCTACTAATAGCTACGGCTCCACTACAGCGAGCTTTAGTCTGGAAGTAGCCACTGCCTATTACGTGGTGAGGCCTACCGTATCGGGTCTTCTGGGAAGTGGCTTACAGCTTTCCGATGGAACGAATACGATAAGCCCCACAGCCAATGGTAGCTGGGCTTTCCCGGCAAGGGCTTCCGGTCTCAGTTATAACGTGACAGTGGCAACACAGCCAACAAATCCCTGGCAGACCTGCTCAGTTACAAACGGTAGCGGGACTTTAACCGTTTCTGATGTGACGAATGTAACAGTCAGTTGTGTTACCAACACCTATACGATGGGAGGCACAATCAGTGGTTTTGGTTCGGGAACGGACTTAAGTATAACGGATGGAGCCGGTAATACATTGACCCTGCCTGCAGGAAGCAGCACCTTCACTTTTCCCCTGCGGGATAGTGGCAGTAGCTACAGTGTGACTATTGCGACCCAGCCGACTTCTCCCTGGCAGACCTGTACGGTGACCAATGGTAGCGGTAATTTAACAAATGCGAATATAACGAATGTAAGTATTAGCTGCACTGTGAATACCTATACCATGTCGGGTTTTATATCGGGACAGGCAAATACTTCGACTTTAATCATCAATAATGGTACAGCCAATGTGACTCTTACCGGTCAGTCGAGTGACTACAATTATACGGAAAATCTAAACAGTGGCACTTCGTACAACTATACAATAGTGCAACAACCTCCGGGACAGTACTGTGTATTTGTCATGCAGACCCTACTTTCCGGGACTGTGACAAACTCGAACCTTAACAACTTCGGCATCAACTGTGTGAACGGCTATCTGGTGAGTGGTCATATACAACAAAATCCACCGGCTCCGATTAATATGCACCTGTATCAGGGAAATGTGACTACCCTTGCGGGTAATGGAGTAACCGCAGGTACAGCCGACGGAACGGGTGCTGCGGGACAATTCAATACACCTTCAGGAATCACATTCGATGGAACCTATTTTTATGTTGCTGATACAGGTAATCATAAGATAAAAAGAATTGATTCGAGTGGAAATGTAACTTCTATAGCAGGAAATGGAATTGCAGGTAATACCGATGGATCCGGGACTTCCATCTCTTCCTTAAATAGTCCAAGAGGGCTTACTACCGATGGAACCTATCTTTATATTTCAGAATCAAGTGGTAACAGAATCAAAAGGATGCGAATCTCAAGCGGATACGTGGAGACTCTTGCGGGTGATAATTCCGTTGTCTCACCTGCTGCGTCAACTCTTGATGGCATAGGAACAGCGGCAAAGTTCAATACGCCTGCGGGAATTGTGGTAGATGGAAATTCTTTGATTATCGTGGAACGAGGTTCCAATGCTATTCGAGAATTAAATTTGAATACACTTTCTGTAAGCACACTAACAGTCTCAGGAGCAGCATTAAATCAAGCAGAAGGTATCGCACTTGTTGGGAACTACTTGTATATTGCTAATTTAAATAGTCATAATATACTAAAAGTTGATAAAACTTCGGGTGTTTCCGTGGTCCTCGCCGGTGGAGCTGCGGGAGAGGTCGGGTATATCGATGCTGTAGGTACCACTGCAAGGTTTAATCATCCACATGGGATTGTATCTGATGAAGTTAATCTTTATATAGCCGATTTTGATAATAACCTGATTCGGCAGCTAGAAATCAGTAGTGGAAGAGTAACAACTCTTGCCGGTACGGGAACAGGTGGAACATCTACCGATGGAATTGGTATCGCAGCTACTTTTAATAGTCCCAAATTTATGACCAGTGATGGAAAGAATCTGTATGTTGTCATGCATCATGCTATCCGCAAGCTCACCAACAACGGACTTGTGGGTTACTGGCCGCTTACTACAAGTGCTGCTGACCATGCCGGAACAAACAACGGAACTTTATATAATTCGCCCGCTTTTACCGCTGCTGATAGATTTGCTGTGGCAAACTCTGCAATCACTTTCAATGGCTCAAACCAATTTATTGAAGGTTCTGACTCCGGTTTGCCTTCAGGAGGAAATCCAAGAACAAGTTGTGCCTGGATAAATCCACAGGCAGTTATTAATGGACTGAGTCTTGTTTTTACCTATGGAACAAATACAGCTTACGGTGGACATGGTATTGCTATAGCAGGAAATGGAACTAAGTTAACCGGAATTATGAGTTCCAATTTTGGTGGTTCTGATTTTACAGCACCTTATAACTTAGCAACAAACCAGTGGACACATATTTGTACTACTTATTCCGGCAGTTCAGCAGGAAATGTTGTGGGAGTTTATGCAAACGGAAAACTCATAGGACAGACTACAACAGGAAACTGGAATACAACTTTATCCGGTCTAATGCGAATAGGTAGCCAGATCACTAATGCACAGTATTTTAACGGCAATATTGCCGATGTTCGAATCTACAGCCGTGTGCTGAATGAAGGCGAAATCAACGAGCTGGCACAGAATGCTGCACCCGCACAGGTAGGTTCTACCTACAGCACAGGGGCAACGGGGCTATTGGCAGACTTCCATCTGGATGGTGGTAGTAACAATAGTAGTGGTGCTATTCCTGATCTGGGTCTTACGGGTTCAACTGGTGGTAATTTCCTCGGTAAGGATGGTGATGCAAATGGATCACGGATGTTTGATATATCCAGTAGTAATACACTTAGCGGAACTACGCTCGGCCTTCCTCTTGGTGGAGCCCCTAGAACATTGTGCACATGGATAAATCCTGTATCTTACCCTCCTCCCGGAGGTGGTATTCCCGGCTGGTATTTTGCTGCCGGTTATGGTGGAACCAGTACAAGCTCTGCTTTTATGGTAGGTGTTTATAATAACTCAGGAATCATCAATCTAACCCTGGATTTTGGAAATGATTCAGTTATGGCAGCCTATAATCCGGCACTGAATACCTGGACTCATGTTTGCGGAGTTTACGATGGCAGCACCGCTTATCTTTATGCTAACGGTATGTTGTTGAATTCTGCTGCAAAATCCATCAATACAACAACGGGAAGTTTTACTATTGGAGCAAATACAAGTGGCAGCAGTTTTTTCAATGGAAAGATAGACGATGTTCGCATCTATAACAATGCACTCAACCAAACGCAAATCCGCCAACTTGCTACACAGGTTCCGACAGGACTTGTGGCCAGATATGATTTCAATGGAGACGCGAATGATGTAAGTGGATTTGGTGCTAATGGAACTGTATATGGAGCAACACTGACAAGTGACAGGTATGGAAACAGCAATTCAGCTTATAATTTTAACCACAATAATCAAAACTACATTGAGGCTCCTCAACTGTTTTTACCTACCGGTTCAAGTTCCAGAACATTATGTGCTTATATTAGACCTCAAAATTTACCTCCTACTGCACCGGATCCTCAAAGAGCTGTTTTATATTATGGCACAGCAACTACCAGCGGTGCCAATGGTTTAATCTTTGCATTTGATTATGAAGTGGCTGTTGCAGGTTATGCAGATGATTTAAGCTTAACCTATCGAACATCTCAAAATACCTGGAATTTCTTTTGTGGTACCTTTGATGGGTCTACAGCAAGATTGTATTATAATGGAAGGGAATTAATTAATGGAACAAAATCCTGGAATACGGGAACTGGAAATTTCTTTATTGGTAAAAGCTTAAGTACGGTTTATTTTAATGGAGATATAGACGATGTTCGCATCTATAATCGTGTCTTAACCGAATCGGAAATCCGTGCTTTAAGCGGCTATCATCCGATGCAGGTGACAAGCTGGAATCCGACGGTTGCCAGTAGTAGTTTACAGTTCCACGTTGCTGCTGATAGTTTTAGTAACCAGGCCGATAATACTACTGTCGGAAACTGGCCGGATATAAGCGGAAATGGCTTTTTAGGCACCCAATACAACGGGCCAGTTTTTAGAACTGGAGCTAATGGCTTAAATGGTAAACCGGCGATACAATTTAATGGTACTAATCAATATTTTGATTTCGGTGCTCAATCAATAGCTTATAATGGTGCAACAGTATTCGCTGTGGCGAAAAATTCCATTTCTGATTATATTGGTAGACCGATATTAAGTTATGAACTTGCTTCCGGAGGTTGTGTGACCAGAGTAAATTTGGAAAAAGATTTCACCAATCCGACAAATTATTATTTTGAAGGGCCGGCAAGTAGTGCGACAATTTCTGCAACTTTAAATGAATCACTTATATTAACCGGTATTCTTGAAGGAACATCCGCGCCAATTAAATTAGCTAAAAACGGAAACGCAGCTACTTCTGGAGCAAATGTTTCCCTGAGTGGGAATAATTCGTGTAATTTGCGTGCAGGTGGGAGAACAGACACAGCAGATAGATTTCAGGGACTCATTAGCGAGATCCTGTTATTTAAAGAGGCACTCGGTGTTCCCGACAAAGACATCGTCGAGTGTTATCTCTCTTCTAAATACAATATCCCTATCGGGCATAGCTGTCCGTAA
- a CDS encoding DUF2339 domain-containing protein encodes MEAVYFVVLFIFFVILLFMISQLKEEIRKQREQLRDIETLLKKNGVSIPKEEKTETRKVPEAKIYSPPSEEPVRAKPPAGLVSLKAEATPQEEKLEEKQPEVIEKSVSREPVFFKQEILEEKPETGSKALSKIKSWILYGQEEVPVGSVEYAVATTWLLRIGIIAIVSALVYVLNWSIERNLIGPSARLLIGLLSASAMLLGGIKLINKKYHLIAQGLLGGGIATFYFSTYAAGHFYQMIPVGLEFLFMALITVGAGVVSVYTNSMLVAIFGIIGGFFTPILLSTGNANLPTLYTYMLLLNIGILSIAHFKNWRLLNYLAFFFTYLLYAGGSHQNQKENFILNMVFLCIFFLIHSALAYYYKILKKEKSTTLEIIHLISNAFLFFILAYSHINHLYGSKYPSIVSNILGIYYIAHVYFFYKKNIEDKALSLSLLGLAVFFTGLTLPLFLEERALTFAWALFSAILLWLGKKLGSSFLSTLSYISYTILGFRTFFLDLPASFDTLPGNYWQGFIGRMLGTGSSILSYFLGLYLEHKQYGETIFDNKNDLHTLKKLEGRGKPILFWMGIIAFFLFLNAEFDAFFINSSVKELFITSTWCIFGFLIYFYFTATKNPLFSAIGILLLILVLFRFTVLFFSVWFGEGMGMYKGEYTFFEFILRWFTFFVIAFSIFNFRRFTSSDSKVRPSYFAVIGLLFLFQFLSLEVRQFFEHFMPRLQKGAVSVLWSVYAISCITYGIQKKEKALRYTGLALFLVVVLKVFFVDLARMDAIVRIFAFLILGGLLIFGSFLYIRSEKE; translated from the coding sequence ATGGAAGCTGTATATTTTGTAGTTTTATTTATCTTTTTTGTAATTCTTCTTTTTATGATAAGCCAACTAAAAGAGGAAATACGAAAACAAAGGGAACAATTAAGGGATATTGAAACCCTGCTCAAAAAAAATGGAGTCTCTATTCCAAAAGAAGAAAAAACGGAAACAAGAAAAGTTCCGGAAGCCAAAATATACAGCCCTCCTTCAGAAGAACCTGTGAGAGCAAAACCACCTGCAGGGCTTGTTAGTTTAAAAGCTGAAGCTACTCCTCAAGAAGAAAAACTTGAAGAGAAACAACCTGAGGTAATAGAAAAATCTGTCTCAAGAGAACCTGTATTCTTTAAGCAGGAAATTTTGGAAGAGAAACCGGAAACCGGTAGTAAAGCTTTATCTAAAATAAAAAGTTGGATATTATACGGACAGGAAGAAGTTCCGGTAGGTTCGGTGGAATATGCAGTAGCTACCACCTGGCTTTTACGCATAGGAATCATTGCGATTGTAAGTGCCCTGGTCTATGTTTTGAATTGGAGTATTGAACGAAACCTTATAGGTCCCTCAGCAAGGCTACTCATAGGTCTTCTTTCTGCTTCCGCGATGCTTTTAGGAGGTATTAAGCTCATTAATAAAAAATACCATCTGATAGCTCAAGGGCTATTGGGTGGAGGTATCGCGACCTTTTACTTTAGCACCTATGCAGCCGGACACTTTTATCAAATGATTCCCGTAGGTCTGGAATTTCTCTTCATGGCATTGATTACAGTAGGAGCGGGGGTAGTTTCGGTCTATACTAATTCTATGCTGGTAGCGATTTTTGGAATTATCGGAGGCTTTTTTACACCCATCCTTTTAAGCACCGGCAATGCCAACCTTCCGACTCTTTATACGTATATGTTACTTCTGAACATTGGAATTTTGAGTATCGCCCATTTTAAAAATTGGAGACTTTTAAATTACCTCGCATTTTTCTTTACCTATCTTTTGTATGCGGGAGGAAGCCATCAGAATCAAAAGGAAAATTTCATTTTAAATATGGTTTTCTTGTGTATCTTTTTTCTAATACACTCTGCTCTTGCGTATTATTACAAAATTCTAAAAAAAGAAAAAAGCACTACCCTGGAAATCATCCATCTTATCAGCAATGCCTTTCTATTTTTTATTCTCGCTTATTCCCATATTAACCATCTCTACGGAAGTAAATATCCCTCTATTGTCAGTAATATTTTAGGAATATACTACATAGCTCATGTCTACTTCTTTTATAAGAAAAATATAGAAGATAAAGCACTTTCACTTTCTCTCTTAGGTCTGGCTGTTTTTTTTACCGGCTTAACTCTGCCTTTATTCCTGGAAGAAAGAGCTTTAACCTTTGCCTGGGCCCTGTTTTCTGCTATTCTCCTCTGGCTTGGAAAAAAACTTGGAAGCTCCTTTCTCTCTACCTTATCTTATATTTCTTATACAATCCTTGGCTTTCGCACTTTTTTTCTCGACCTTCCGGCAAGCTTTGATACTCTACCCGGTAATTACTGGCAGGGTTTTATCGGCAGAATGCTCGGAACCGGTTCGAGTATCCTTTCTTATTTCCTTGGCTTGTATCTTGAACACAAACAATACGGGGAAACAATTTTTGATAACAAAAATGATTTACATACTCTAAAAAAACTGGAAGGTAGGGGGAAACCCATTCTATTCTGGATGGGAATCATTGCTTTTTTCTTATTCTTAAACGCTGAGTTCGATGCTTTCTTTATAAATTCTTCTGTAAAAGAATTATTTATAACTTCCACCTGGTGTATTTTTGGTTTCCTTATATACTTCTATTTTACAGCTACAAAGAATCCTTTATTTTCCGCTATCGGTATTCTACTACTTATTCTTGTATTATTTCGCTTTACAGTTCTTTTCTTTTCCGTCTGGTTCGGAGAGGGGATGGGAATGTATAAGGGTGAATATACTTTCTTTGAATTTATCCTGCGCTGGTTTACTTTTTTCGTAATAGCTTTCAGTATATTCAACTTTCGAAGATTTACTTCTTCAGATTCTAAAGTACGACCATCCTACTTTGCTGTAATCGGTCTTTTATTTTTATTCCAATTTTTATCTCTAGAAGTAAGGCAGTTTTTTGAACATTTCATGCCTCGCTTGCAAAAAGGTGCGGTGAGTGTTTTGTGGTCGGTCTATGCCATTTCCTGTATTACCTACGGAATTCAAAAAAAAGAAAAAGCTCTTCGCTACACAGGACTTGCCCTCTTTTTAGTAGTAGTTTTAAAAGTTTTCTTTGTCGACCTGGCCAGAATGGATGCGATTGTTCGAATATTCGCTTTTTTAATTTTAGGAGGACTCTTAATTTTCGGTTCTTTCTTATATATACGTTCAGAAAAAGAGTAA